In the Deferribacter desulfuricans SSM1 genome, TGCATCAGTTTCTATATGTATACACTCAGAAGGGCATACTCTTTCACATAAATAACAACCTACACATTTTGGATTGCCATCTTCATCAGTTTTCATGTAATGGACACCACGAAATCTTTCAAAAATAGGGGTGGCTTCATAAGGGTACTTGTATGTCACAGGCTTTTTAAACATATGCTTAAGTGTAACACCCATCCCCTGTAGAATTTCAGTAAAAAATACGTAGTCAAATATATTCTTATTCTTAGCCATATTACACCCCTATCTCACAATATATACTATTATTGAAGTTACCAGCAGATTTGCCAAAGCCACTGGTATCAGGACCTTCCAACCTAAGGACATGAGTTGGTCAAATCTTAACCTTGGCAGAGTTGCTCTCAACCATAAATACAAGAACATGAAAAATAATACTTTTAACACAAACCAAACAAAACCTGGTAATATAGGTCCATTCCATCCACCTAAAAATACTATTGTTGCGATTGATGATACTACATACATATTTGCGTATTCTGCTAAGAAAAACAGTGCAAACTTCATACTTGAGTACTCAACATGGAAACCAGCTACAAGTTCTGTTTCTGCTTCTGGCAAGTCAAATGGAGCTCTGTTTGTTTCAGCTATAGCTGATATAAGATAAACCACAAAAGCAACAATCTGGGGAACTATAAACCATAACCCTTTTTGTGCTATAGTTATATCTCTCAAAGACAAAGAACCTGCTAATAAAACTGGACCAACTAGTGATAGCCCCATTGCTGTTTCATAACTAATTACCTGAGCAGATGATCTTAAACTACCAAGTAAAGCATATTTTGAGTTTGAAGCCCAACCTGACATTATAATACCGTAAGTACCAACTGAAGAAAGTGCTAAAATATATAAAAGACCTATATTTATATCTGAAATATAAGGTTGTACCTCTTTTCCAAAAATCACAAATTTATCAGCAAATGGTATAACTGCAAAAGCACTTAATGCAGGAATTAAACTAAGTAGTGGAGCTATTATAAATACTGGCTTATCGACCATATCTGGAACCAAATCTTCTTTCATCAACAACTTTAGCCCGTCAGCAATTGGCTGTAGTAAACCTTTCCAACCAACATGAGTAGGACCAAGTCTCACTTGCATATGACCAATTACCTTTCTCTCTGCCCATGTCATATAAGCTACACTCAGTAATACAACTGTTATTACAATTAGAATCTTAATGACTGTTAAAATTATCCCCACTAACATACCCTTACCTCTTCAAATATTTTTATATATGTTTTATTAAATCTACTTTCAAATAACTGCCTTCAAAAAATAGAGGTGCAGTTTCTTTAAAGTCTTTTGGTAGTGCAGCAGTTCCAGCTGGTATCTTCTTATCAATATTAACCCTAAACTTATATGAGTCTTTTCCAAATTTTACAGTTACATAATCATTTTCGTTCACATTTAATTTCTTAGCATCTTCTGGATTAATCTCTAACAATGGTTCACCATACACCTTGCTAAGATCATAAGATCTTCTCGTATAAGAACCACTATGCAATCTTAAAAATGCAGGATAAAGCTCATATTCACCATCACCTTTAATACTAAATTCTGCACTAATACCATCTTTAATTCTATAAGGATATTTAACTAAACCACCATTCCAATCAATCCCTTTATACAAAGGATTCTCTTCTTCTATCAAAGATCTAATTTCATTTACATCATCTTTTACAGAAAAACCAAATTTGTTCATAAGGTCTACTAGAACCTTTCTATCAGAGAACACACCTTTATCTACAGCTTTGTTGAGCTGTTGTACTCTACCTTCAAAATTAGTAAATGAGCCATCTTTCTCAGCAAATGTTGCTACA is a window encoding:
- the nuoH gene encoding NADH-quinone oxidoreductase subunit NuoH — translated: MLVGIILTVIKILIVITVVLLSVAYMTWAERKVIGHMQVRLGPTHVGWKGLLQPIADGLKLLMKEDLVPDMVDKPVFIIAPLLSLIPALSAFAVIPFADKFVIFGKEVQPYISDINIGLLYILALSSVGTYGIIMSGWASNSKYALLGSLRSSAQVISYETAMGLSLVGPVLLAGSLSLRDITIAQKGLWFIVPQIVAFVVYLISAIAETNRAPFDLPEAETELVAGFHVEYSSMKFALFFLAEYANMYVVSSIATIVFLGGWNGPILPGFVWFVLKVLFFMFLYLWLRATLPRLRFDQLMSLGWKVLIPVALANLLVTSIIVYIVR
- the nuoI gene encoding NADH-quinone oxidoreductase subunit NuoI; the encoded protein is MAKNKNIFDYVFFTEILQGMGVTLKHMFKKPVTYKYPYEATPIFERFRGVHYMKTDEDGNPKCVGCYLCERVCPSECIHIETDAGPNGERLIRKYEIELDRCIYCGFCEEACPVDAIHMGRSYDVVRPTREGYRVNMKFLVDKYKEYLKDKGE